The proteins below are encoded in one region of Pseudomonas putida NBRC 14164:
- the dksA gene encoding RNA polymerase-binding protein DksA produces the protein MSTVEKQKTGQTMYGVEPYKETKGEEYMGEPMKKHFTKLLNAWKGELMQSVDRTVDHMKDEAANFPDPADRASQEEEFALELRNRDRERKLIKKIDKTLQKIQDEDYGWCESCGIEIGLRRLEARPTADLCFDCKEIAEKKEKTVGKG, from the coding sequence ATGTCCACCGTAGAAAAGCAAAAAACCGGTCAAACCATGTACGGTGTCGAGCCCTATAAAGAGACCAAGGGCGAAGAGTACATGGGTGAGCCCATGAAGAAGCACTTCACCAAGCTTCTCAATGCCTGGAAAGGCGAGCTCATGCAGAGTGTGGATCGCACCGTAGACCACATGAAGGATGAAGCTGCGAACTTCCCGGACCCGGCCGACCGTGCCAGCCAGGAAGAAGAATTTGCTCTTGAGCTGCGCAACCGTGATCGCGAGCGCAAGCTGATCAAGAAAATCGACAAGACCCTGCAGAAGATCCAGGACGAAGATTACGGCTGGTGCGAATCGTGCGGCATCGAAATCGGCCTGCGCCGCCTGGAAGCACGTCCGACCGCCGACCTGTGCTTCGACTGCAAGGAAATCGCCGAGAAAAAGGAAAAAACGGTCGGCAAAGGCTGA
- the gluQRS gene encoding tRNA glutamyl-Q(34) synthetase GluQRS, whose translation MTDSSYIGRFAPTPSGFLHFGSLVAALASWLDARAVNGRWLLRMEDTDPPREMPGARDAILQTLERYGLEWDSEVVFQSQRHDAYAAVVDRLFNMGLAYACTCSRKQLEGYNGIYPGLCRNAGHAREGAAIRLRVPELIYRFTDRVQGEYQQHLGREVGDFVIQRRDGLYAYQLAVVLDDAWQGVTDIVRGADLLDNTPRQLYLQELLGFSQPRYLHIPLIVQPDGHKLGKSYRSPPLQAEHATPLLLRALRALGQEADPDLLLATPAEVLAIARKQWRPEAIAQRTTVPEADLR comes from the coding sequence ATGACCGACTCCAGCTACATCGGGCGCTTCGCCCCCACCCCCAGCGGCTTCCTGCACTTCGGCTCGCTGGTCGCCGCCCTCGCCTCCTGGCTCGATGCCCGTGCCGTCAACGGCCGCTGGCTGCTGCGCATGGAAGACACCGACCCACCCCGGGAAATGCCCGGGGCCCGTGATGCCATCCTGCAGACACTGGAGCGTTACGGGCTGGAATGGGATAGCGAAGTGGTGTTCCAGAGCCAGCGGCACGATGCCTATGCCGCAGTAGTCGACCGCCTGTTCAACATGGGCCTGGCGTATGCCTGTACCTGCTCGCGCAAGCAACTGGAGGGTTACAACGGCATCTACCCAGGCCTGTGCCGCAACGCCGGCCATGCCCGGGAAGGCGCGGCGATCCGCTTACGCGTGCCAGAGCTGATCTACCGCTTTACCGACCGGGTACAGGGCGAGTACCAGCAGCACCTGGGCCGTGAAGTGGGCGACTTCGTCATCCAGCGCCGCGACGGGCTGTATGCGTACCAGCTGGCAGTGGTGCTGGACGATGCCTGGCAGGGTGTTACCGACATCGTGCGTGGCGCCGACCTGCTCGACAACACCCCGCGTCAGCTGTACCTCCAGGAGTTGCTGGGGTTCTCACAGCCGCGCTACCTGCATATTCCGCTGATCGTGCAGCCGGATGGGCACAAGCTGGGCAAATCGTACCGCTCGCCCCCCCTGCAGGCAGAGCATGCTACACCGCTGCTGCTGCGGGCATTGCGGGCGCTGGGGCAGGAAGCAGACCCCGACTTGCTGCTGGCAACGCCGGCTGAAGTGTTGGCGATAGCCCGCAAGCAGTGGCGGCCGGAGGCGATTGCGCAGCGGACCACGGTGCCAGAGGCTGATTTGCGCTGA